cgattatacgatgtctaacatgataagaacatcatatatgaatcatatcagattctgacaataccataatttcaaatcatatcaaaacgtagtaaaacttacgtccagttgtagcctacgtcgataggaacacaatactgaagtcggattcaacacgtgcatatatatatatatatatatatatatatatatatatatatatatatatatatatacacacacacatacccgtacatgcagcaaggcaaatgACACATTcttcacgcaacacgtctcgaTTCTTCTTTCCTCCCCTTTTCTGAAGAAatcgtgcatatatatatatatatatatatatatatatatatatatatatacacacacatacccgtacatgcagcaaggcaaatgACACATTcttcacgcaacacgtctcgcgcatatgcgcgacatcaaccggcgcatatgcgcgagaccttaagtctcggcgcgtgtcttcccaactgctggcgcatatgcgcgacacatttccgcgcatatgcgcccaactctccggactcggcattcctgaatacacctgctcgcgcatatgcgcgtcatgtctcgcacatatgcgcgagacttactgtctcggcaatcaccccaaatacttgcctcgcgcatatgcgcaccccttctcgcgcatatgcgcgaggtgttctgtcctcgcgaaggatctttcgcttgtacaggcttgcgcatatgcgcgactcacttcgcgcatatgcgcgcatctgtgccgcgcatatgcgcgagggctactgttcctcgcacattttcatgcattatctcgtcttttccggtccgatcctttccgtctataatcatatcaattatccccaaatcatttcagattaataggataaaattctcgggccttacagtccATCTCACAGcactagaattgtggaatcacgaaatgcaaaatttcttgaaaatgactTGATTAGTGAGAGTGATCATGACATAGTTTTTGAAAATGATCACATTAATGAACAaccctcttattcaaatgacagATTGGTCGTTATTCACACCCCTCAAGACCAAATGGGTGTTAGGCAACCGATTACTGAAGTTCCATAAATCGCTGAtgaaaatccagtagatcaagttgttattgaagaacaacaagaaattgttgatcaaccaaacaaccttagaagatctactagaataaaaagatcagcaatatctagtgattatattgtgtatttacaagaatcggACTTTAACATTGGAGCCGAAAATGATTCTGAAACATTTtcacaagccatgagttgtaatgagtcaaaactatggtttaatgctatgaaagaagagatgaattctatggcagttaatggagtctgggatcttgttcagttgcctgatggtgtaaaagtcattggatgtaaatgggtcttcaaaacaaagaaagactcattaTGCAACATTGAAAGATGTGAAAACAGCTTTTCTCAATAGAGAACTAGAGGAagaggtttatatgaaacaacctgaaggattcttctctagtaatggtgagcaattggtatgtaagcttaagaaatctatatacggattgaaacaagcttcccgtcaatgatatttaaagtttcatgatgttatctcttcatttggattcgttgagaaccacatggatcaatgtatataccagaaggtCAATGGGAGTAAGATTTAtttccttattctatatgtggatgatatattacttgcaaccaatgataaatgtttgttatatgaggtgaaacaattcCTCTCTAAGAACTTTtatatgaaggatatgggtgatgcatcttatgtcattgacattaagatacatagagacagaattcgaggcattctaggtctgtctcaagaaacctatatAAACAAAGTGTTAGAGAGAGAtcggatgaaagattgttcaccaagtatagctccTGTTGTGaaaggtgataaattcaatttgagccaatgcccaaagaatgatctagagcaggaacaaatgaaaaacattccttatgcttctgctgtcggaagcttgatgtatgctcaggtttgcactagacctgacattgcatttattgttgggatgttgggaagatatcagagtaatccaggtttagatcactggaaagctgcaaagaaagtcatgaggtaccttcaagggaccaaagattatatgcttatgttcagacgaactgagaatttgaaagtaattggctactctgattcGGACTACGCTCGCTGCATCGATTCAAGAAAATCCACTTCAGGATATATTTTCATGCTAGctggtggagctgtatcttggagaagtgcaaagcagacattgactgctacttccactatggaagctgagttcgtagcttgttttgaggcaacctcacatggtgtatggttgaagagtttcatttcagggtttagaattatggattctatatctaggccattaagaatatattgtgacaattcagctgctgtttttatggctaaaaataccaaaagtggtagtcgaagcaaacacatcgacattaagtatttagccatacgagaacgtgttaaagataaAACCATGGTTATCGAgcacattagcactgaattgatgattgcagatcctttgactaaaggcatgccaccattgaaattcaaggatcatacagaaagaatgagacttggttcttttatgtaattttgttgaatgaaactcattaagttatgaaattttTCATATTCAATTATGTACATATTCagttatcatgaaaaatatcaataaagttggacctcgaataaacatagggtttattcattaagttatttgagagatataatacgttgtgatacatggaagataataatGGTTTTTAGATGACCTAtcgccatgattcatgtattttaaTTTCTCCTATGATAAATGAGATATACGggtcaagtgggagaatgtaagaaaatTGTGACCCGTAAAATAAACGTGTTGAAAATTTGTACACGGCAgcctcaaattttgaaaattgagatgcgTATACAAATTTGATTTGAATCTCGAGCTCCCAAAACACTCGGTGATGGTATGAGTGTGCCTATAAATACCGAAGGCATTGAGGTCCCTAAACACACAATCTCATACAGAAAATACACCATCTAAAGGAGTGTTGAAGTGTTTAGAAGACATCAACCGTGAAGAAAAACAgagaaaacaaatttttaatggccggaggtaattctcgattaagcttccgcatattatatatcatgttcatgtatacgtaaaaaacatgattttgagaaaaatctctaacacatgaaacttgagaatattttaatttgatttaCGAGCGTTTCCAAAAAAATAGTTAGTACAATTTTGTCCAGAACAATTAAAACATACATGTAATAGAGtaatgcaaaaacttgtgtgagacggtctcacaggtcgtattatctgagacgggtctcttatttgagtcatccatgaaaaaataatattttttatgctaaaagtattactttttattgtgaatatcagttgGGTTAACCCGtgtcacagataaaaattcgtgagactgtctcacaacaTGAGTAATGTGtcatttttacatatttttgtcatctttttcttttttccttaaAGAATGTTAGCTTACAAGTTATTACCTTGTCAAACAATGGTATTTATTGTCACGACAAGAAATTCATGATCTCGGGGATACCAAGTCCAATTCCAAATCCTATATCTGACTTGCAATTcaatttacttttttttaatcCGAAACAATAAATGTCAAACCGGCATATCTCCTAAATTTAGCATTTCACATCTcaaatcataaattttttgaCCATGTCTTGTTCCGATACTTCCTTAGTGTACAATATAATTCATTTGGACCAAATTATATCAACATTCCTtgtaaaaattcaaataaattagaTAAATGTGCTCGAGTTTTTTTATACTGATTTTTCAAATCGAAAGATTTATTAGCcgactaatttttattttatttttttatgttttttttttagattagACTCTTCACATGCAAAAGTGCAATAGCCCTAATAATACGTGTGactttattaaatatatatacacggAATATGAAAGATGTCTCGCCTACTTCGAACTATTTTCTTCACTTTTCTCACTGTCTTTGATAGGCATAGCAACTCTTCTCCCTTTCCTCTCCTGTAACGTATTCCCTTTTCTTTTCGACACTTTATGCTTGCAAAATAAGCCAAAATCCATATGATGAATCGCAGAGAAAAATCATCCAGAGAGGAGAGTaacaaatcaagaagaaatcccAATAACGAGCCATCGTTTTCCTCCATCCTTCTGGATGAAATCTTGCGTTCTACTGATACAAATGCTGAGAAAACAGGGAGTTTGAAGTTTTTCACAGAAAAACCAGTGAAGAGGCAGCTAAATTTCAGTGCCCATTCTGATCAAAGAAGCCACAGCAGAGAACATGAAGAAGTGGGAAGTTTCGGAAGGGCCTATTTGGTTGAAAAATGGAGAAAAGAAGAACAATACAATGGGAAAATTTCAGCAGGAAAAAAACATCCATATACGCCAAGGTTTGAGAACAAATCATCTCGAGACAATGATTTGTTGTTTTTTAGTTCGACTTCATATTCTTCAGACAGCTCTGGAGCACTGTCTGCTGCAGAccccgatctctttgtttccaCGAAAAATTCACGAGTTCCTTATTCTTCATCGGTTGCTAAACCGCCTAAACCTGTCAAAATCTGCGCAAAAAGCAAGCAAGAAGTGGGGCTTTCATATAATGATCAGAAAAACAAAAAGGAAGTCCAGAACTTGATCAAATCCAAATCGAGAGCTTCAAAGATTTATACAAATTTCTTGACTATGAAACAGCCTGTTTCACCAGGGGGCAAGCTCACGAGCTTCATCAATTCTCTTTTCAACAATACAAACAGAAAGGAGTCGAGAACAAATGAAGGGTTTCGATTTCAAGATTCTAAAAAGTCCCCTAACGCATCATACTCAACTCGTTCATCAGCTTCTTCGTTTTCTAGATCGTCGAGTGTAGTCGAGAACTCGCCAAAATCTATGGAGAAAACGAGAAATGGGATTCAAAGAAGAGTTGGATTTGATCCAGCTAGCGTGATTCTTGATGAAGATTTGCGACTCTGTGGACATAAGAACTCGGCCAACGAAAATTTTGGAAGGTCTCCGTTGCAAAAAACTTTGGCGCACAATGATCTCAAGGGCTATCAAAATCAAAGAAAAGAAGACTTCCCTATGTTTGGAAAACATTGGGAAGAAGatgataaaaatgataattACGACGGAATTAGTGATTCGAGTTCGGATTTATTCGAGCTCGATCACTTGTCAATGTACACGAATAATAGATTTTCTGGTGGTGTACGAAATGACTTATTTTTATGAGATTAATGCTTTCTTTCTATCTTCTTTATAGCAAGTTCCATTAATGTACTCGAAGGAAAAGAATATCTGCAAATTAGTGGGGAAACCAGAAATACTAGGCTTTGTTGTTGTTGGCGTTTCTATAGGTTTATGTCTGCATTGTTTTGTATTTATCAAAACATTCATATTTACTATTATGATCAAACCATCTATATTTTTTTGCagattatttgtttttttataagATATTGGATACTAATGCAGCTAAAAGAAATTGTATCCGATTCGAGGCCGAAGTTATTCTTTCAAAACACCATTGTACCGAATAGCAAAAATGAGATCATTCGCACCCCCGACAACTCTCACTTTATTCTTCTTTCAAAACACCATAGCAATGAATTGAAAAAAATAGAGCATCAGAGTGTCTATGTCGGGCATCTCGACATCTCTCACTATATTTTATGACGTAGGTAACGACCTATAGAATTGCTTAGCCGAGCACTCGAATATCTCGAATCGGGTAAGATTTGTTTTAAACTCATTAGATATTGatagattttaaaatatttaaatatatgagTGTTTGCATAAATTTTTTAAGTTGCGGTAACTTGAGCGGAAATACTAAAAAAATAACTTTTATGAATCAAACGACggtataaattaaatttaatgttCTAATCTTCTAAACAAATACAATACCAAGAAAACCAAGGAAGAACTATTGGAAATTAAAGGATAAACTCTTTACATTATTTGTCTTTACAATAAACTACAAGAGTTTACAAAACATTAAGATATAACATAAAAGGTTGTTGGAACTTAAGTGACAATGACTTGAAAAACTAAAATCTGGAacaaaaaacatgaaaaatactTGAGCTATCAAAGAGTTTGTCGATGTGTGTGTTATGTTTTATTCTTTCTTCCGAGTTGCTCTTGTGTACAATGCTTGGGAGTTTCTCTCCGCTTCTGTCGCGATCATGGCCACGTTCTTCTCTGAAACAGATTGCCTGttgtttcttttatttgaattaCATGAGCTCATTATGAGTCATTCCCGATTAACTCCCAGACATTCATAGTTCGTGGGGACCCAGATCAGCTACAGTGGCACAGCATGTGTTGTGCTTACATggcatatttttttaatttttctatttttttccacttttttctctctctttttctcttttgttttctctccattttcctccattttttttttcttcctccACAAACATTATTCACAAACATTATtccttcattttttttcttctcgaCTGCTTCATCTCGTCTTCTTTTGTccattttcttatttttctcgtttttttctctctcactcaattttattttatttttttatttttaaaggatatacTATAACATATAATGTTCGATTTTCTTATTTCTTTAATGACTAATTTTTTTCTAATTGTTTGGCTAtcgaattttttatttgattttgttgGTTTGTATTTTTATGGTGATATTGATCTGAAACTCTTATTAATTGTGTGTATTGCTTGCGGTTACCGATGCTACCTTTAAATATCATCGTTGTAGGAGATTTGTgtgtaatatatataatttgtatgtgtgtgtgtgtgtgtgtatgcaTGTATAACAATGTAAGATTAGGTTTTAGCTCATGATATTCAATAATTCTTGGTAAGGatgataaatttttaatatagtaatttttaattgcaaaattattgatttaacataaaagaattaaaatatttatattatttcataTAAAATTGTGTGAATAATGTTTGTGGAAGAGGGAAAAAAATAGAGGAAAATGGAGTGAaaacaaaagagaaaaaaagaaggaaaaatgtgcaaaaaaagcaaaaaattaaaaaaaaatgccaTGTAAGTTGCTGTGCTTACCACCACTGTAGGTGATCCAAGTCCATTTCGTGGATTTAGACTCAATCAGTTTGGGCCTGATTGAAAATTTTGCTCCAACAATGAGGTTAGAATATTATGAAATAGTAGATTATTTTCTTGGAGggataaaaatgttaaattgtaaaaatatgATGACATTGAAGATATGGAACTCAGTTTTAAAAATGGAAGTGAttgttttttatttgaaaattgaaAGTATTGGCACAAAGTTTAAATTTTGTAGGCCTAAGAAAATACAAGAACGAAGCCCATCGTTGGAGTTTGAGTTTGGCCCATTTGAGTTTATACGCGTACAAAACCGTTGTTACCGTGAAGAATTTGAATAAAGGTTAGGAGGGAAGAGATGATAAACCCGATCAACTCCAGTCAAATGACTAGTACAAAAATCTCTTTGCAAtgtttatcaaatttcaacatCTTTATCATGTTCAAATTAGTGTTTTTTGAGTTCCAAtgggattttttttataagtttctACTTGTAGTcatcatattttcatttttttttctcatttctagtttgttaatttataatatattattaagtgtgagaccCTTAGAGTAACTACTTTAGAtgacaccaaaatatttaatttcataattacacATCTTACCCTGCTAAAAACCTACTCAAGCCGTTCTATATTTTACATAGAAAAATATCTAAACAAAAATTCccttttaaatcgaacaactcttctaaattgaaaataattttgtgtTAACTGTTTAGtgttatttgattaaattaaaaataattataacgCGTGTGCATCTTTTATTAGTATAACATTAATATTATCGGACGTTCttagaaaaatcaaaaaattaaaataaaaacatagcGTATTCAAAGGAATAATAATTGAGTTTCCTGGTGATCCATAGTATGGTTGttggattaaaaaaaattatagctaATGCGGAGTTAGCGAATGAAATGTTGGTAGTTAATGGACAATctgtagggatgtaaatgaactaAACCGTTTGCGATCTATTTGAAGCTCGGCTCgataaaaagctcgtttgagttcgtttgttaatcatatcaagccaAACTCAAGCTCGATTTCGAGCtcaaaaatttaatcaaaccaagTTCAAGCCTGAGGATATTAGGCTCgtgagctcgcaaacatgtttgataataggCTCGCGAGCTCAATTTGTTTACGTGGATCGtaagctcgagctcgactcgtttaggtggctcgtcAGCTCAAACAGCTCGAGCTCGATTTGTTTACGTGGCTCGtaagctcgagctcgactcgtttaggtggctcgtcAGCTCGAACTTGGCTCATTTGTTtagttgacaaataaaaatattagtactaatgttaattgaaagaattgaacaCAAAACAtagttgaaaaaaaattaatttacacCACATAGTC
The Primulina tabacum isolate GXHZ01 chromosome 9, ASM2559414v2, whole genome shotgun sequence DNA segment above includes these coding regions:
- the LOC142504446 gene encoding protein BIG GRAIN 1-like B, with translation MNRREKSSREESNKSRRNPNNEPSFSSILLDEILRSTDTNAEKTGSLKFFTEKPVKRQLNFSAHSDQRSHSREHEEVGSFGRAYLVEKWRKEEQYNGKISAGKKHPYTPRFENKSSRDNDLLFFSSTSYSSDSSGALSAADPDLFVSTKNSRVPYSSSVAKPPKPVKICAKSKQEVGLSYNDQKNKKEVQNLIKSKSRASKIYTNFLTMKQPVSPGGKLTSFINSLFNNTNRKESRTNEGFRFQDSKKSPNASYSTRSSASSFSRSSSVVENSPKSMEKTRNGIQRRVGFDPASVILDEDLRLCGHKNSANENFGRSPLQKTLAHNDLKGYQNQRKEDFPMFGKHWEEDDKNDNYDGISDSSSDLFELDHLSMYTNNRFSGGVRNDLFL